A portion of the Candidatus Babeliales bacterium genome contains these proteins:
- a CDS encoding ankyrin repeat domain-containing protein: MKCNQIIIRSLIFIILCSMLPSFAMQPDPGGTQDIFEAIEFLSLDSIKHWLGQGVDPNIIDPKSKKTPLQYMMEQGQNWRIIKLLLDRGAAADSILINKIFMQALSARDDEMIEILQKKGFALNFDQRDNKGETLLITAITAGNDQNVTFLIEHGANPYLEDKHGDNAFRYATLNPELMEILNRTKHNPRNIFQAIISDRIDWVTQWLIKNPDINATDGPYGDSPLIYAIRYYQKNLIPLLLSQKNIDVNVVNNDDDCALSLALVQRDLDLIQLLVKAGANIEQLDKKGRTALMQSTVLGGDLKIVTWLLDQKANIEATNNDGQTPLMVTGGATITELLLSRGANINATDKNGHSALQIAADRNNLNKIKVLLDRGAAIDDALARTIFNQAVQANNHTLLASLLERTIPTDFDVPNEQGETALIENIIKNRPNIVTVLMQYGANPYAKNKYGYDAFLYAKNNPRMIAILRQQEHENPELLTTVASSDVLTPTEAHYRKKEIGDAIESKYGERSKYGTQGYPLLQNHIVQQCMANERLAYQQNKYVFYRSEPGKYRIYEFFLDELHTLMRPFIKTNKSFIFARFFKDAASEQTINEYIDTKPWQAHKLGASKNVLLSVNIPLFGNVNNIGSCSWYYFLNNEEATGGVELPLLFERIFDLYDFNKKYIDQLLSLQTGLLEKEASLQQIIIPKSIVNDVAMFATHGYCFPWPTEVDPSCWDPQAVSAEAAGIGKVGKETFGRHTCIASIIDKYRNGEIEIDDNMQARILMNAVYGLNPNSGIEFHLYTRVSEEVINDLKKKVKKIADELFGEWLAKQIDTNDRSMHMESEEFHDALRYYGKDDPERQKTFFEAFKAAKTRKAQQAGKDIQAQGDLTIQEKGEAIAQQAARVAQERAQSGIRRMPSVEKENKKRALTRKGEEAETKEDAYVQEHLPASIWQAYATEGVLDRATIAPSFIKDCARDAVQNQRIPEKTPGIVRIAIYNVHFWTDPLKQKNYPSILETIKTINADILLLQEVRLFNPEKIENDFKALGYTHQTFMSMKLWGNDPFGNMIVSKHPYIGEPVKKIYDSDKEQSEKRNFINRLIQLPHNKTISLYNTHLDVRDATGLMRTLEAQELVETAAHDINQNVLLAGDWNAVRQRDYQYHVSGKLVWDLQTTNFIQWQKASGVQNIMQHIPTEPLDLIEKHRFKDCFTQAGGTGPYYTVWTGTVVDFIFCAQTWNLPIVGCYIYYSAASDHLPVIMDVNIVKDQDKE; encoded by the coding sequence ATGAAATGTAATCAAATAATTATTAGATCATTAATTTTTATTATTTTGTGCAGCATGCTACCGTCCTTTGCAATGCAACCTGACCCGGGAGGAACTCAAGACATTTTTGAAGCGATTGAATTTTTATCACTCGACTCTATTAAACATTGGTTAGGTCAAGGAGTGGATCCTAACATCATTGACCCTAAATCTAAAAAGACACCACTACAGTATATGATGGAACAAGGTCAGAACTGGAGAATTATAAAATTACTTCTTGATAGAGGCGCTGCAGCTGATAGCATACTCATCAACAAAATTTTCATGCAAGCATTATCTGCACGTGATGATGAAATGATTGAAATATTACAAAAAAAGGGCTTTGCCCTTAACTTTGATCAACGTGATAATAAAGGAGAAACTCTTTTAATCACAGCCATTACCGCGGGCAACGATCAGAATGTTACATTTTTAATAGAACATGGAGCAAATCCCTATCTAGAAGACAAGCATGGGGATAACGCATTTCGATATGCAACACTTAACCCAGAGCTCATGGAAATTTTAAACAGGACAAAACATAATCCAAGAAATATTTTCCAAGCAATTATAAGCGATCGCATAGATTGGGTTACACAGTGGTTGATTAAAAATCCCGATATTAATGCTACCGATGGCCCATATGGTGATAGCCCATTAATATATGCCATTAGATACTACCAAAAGAACCTCATTCCGTTATTGCTTAGTCAGAAAAACATCGACGTGAATGTAGTGAATAATGACGATGACTGCGCCTTGTCACTTGCGCTGGTACAAAGAGATTTAGATTTAATACAATTATTAGTCAAAGCGGGTGCCAACATTGAGCAACTAGATAAAAAAGGTCGCACCGCGTTAATGCAATCGACAGTGCTCGGCGGCGATTTAAAAATAGTCACCTGGTTGCTTGATCAAAAGGCAAACATTGAAGCAACAAACAATGATGGTCAAACACCACTCATGGTAACGGGAGGAGCAACTATAACAGAGCTATTACTGAGTAGAGGCGCTAATATCAATGCAACTGATAAAAATGGGCACAGCGCGTTACAAATAGCAGCTGACAGAAATAACCTAAACAAAATAAAGGTATTGCTTGATAGAGGAGCTGCCATTGATGATGCACTCGCTCGCACTATTTTTAATCAAGCAGTACAGGCTAACAATCATACACTGTTGGCATCATTATTAGAAAGGACCATACCCACTGATTTCGATGTACCGAACGAACAAGGCGAAACTGCTTTAATAGAGAACATTATCAAAAACCGACCGAATATTGTTACCGTTCTCATGCAATATGGCGCCAATCCTTATGCAAAAAACAAATACGGATATGATGCGTTTCTTTACGCCAAGAATAATCCGAGGATGATTGCTATTTTACGCCAGCAGGAACACGAAAATCCTGAATTATTAACCACTGTAGCTTCATCAGATGTCCTGACGCCAACAGAAGCCCATTACAGGAAAAAAGAGATCGGTGATGCAATAGAATCCAAATATGGAGAAAGAAGTAAGTATGGAACACAAGGATACCCTTTATTGCAAAATCACATTGTACAGCAATGCATGGCAAACGAACGTCTTGCTTATCAGCAAAATAAATACGTTTTCTATCGATCCGAACCTGGTAAATATAGAATATATGAATTTTTTCTCGATGAATTACATACATTGATGCGGCCATTCATTAAAACAAACAAATCGTTTATTTTCGCCCGCTTTTTTAAAGATGCTGCATCAGAACAGACCATCAATGAATATATCGATACAAAACCATGGCAGGCACATAAACTAGGTGCTTCTAAAAACGTACTATTGTCCGTCAACATACCATTGTTTGGCAATGTAAATAATATCGGCAGTTGCTCATGGTACTATTTTCTTAATAATGAAGAAGCAACCGGTGGCGTTGAGCTACCTCTTCTTTTTGAACGTATTTTCGACCTCTATGATTTTAATAAAAAATATATTGATCAACTATTATCGCTGCAAACAGGGTTGTTGGAAAAAGAAGCGTCATTGCAACAAATAATTATCCCTAAAAGCATTGTCAACGACGTGGCTATGTTTGCAACTCATGGTTACTGTTTCCCCTGGCCAACAGAAGTTGATCCATCATGCTGGGATCCACAAGCAGTGAGTGCAGAGGCCGCCGGAATAGGCAAGGTTGGTAAAGAAACATTCGGTCGCCACACCTGCATAGCCTCTATTATCGATAAATATAGAAACGGTGAAATTGAAATTGACGACAATATGCAGGCGCGCATATTAATGAATGCTGTATATGGCCTCAATCCAAATAGTGGCATTGAATTTCATCTCTACACCCGTGTATCTGAAGAGGTGATCAATGATCTTAAGAAAAAGGTAAAGAAAATTGCTGATGAACTATTTGGTGAATGGCTTGCAAAGCAGATTGATACCAATGATAGATCAATGCATATGGAAAGCGAAGAATTCCATGATGCATTACGCTATTACGGCAAGGATGATCCTGAGCGACAAAAAACATTTTTTGAGGCTTTTAAAGCCGCAAAAACACGCAAAGCCCAACAAGCTGGCAAAGACATACAGGCACAGGGTGACTTAACTATACAGGAAAAAGGAGAAGCGATCGCACAGCAAGCTGCACGGGTAGCGCAAGAGCGAGCGCAATCAGGAATAAGACGCATGCCTAGTGTAGAAAAAGAAAATAAGAAACGAGCTTTAACCCGCAAAGGTGAAGAAGCCGAAACAAAAGAAGACGCATACGTTCAAGAACATCTGCCAGCATCTATTTGGCAAGCATATGCAACAGAGGGAGTTTTAGATCGCGCTACAATCGCTCCATCATTTATCAAAGATTGCGCGCGAGATGCCGTGCAAAATCAACGCATTCCTGAAAAAACTCCTGGAATTGTTCGTATTGCAATCTACAACGTTCATTTCTGGACCGATCCACTGAAACAAAAAAATTATCCGAGCATTCTGGAGACAATCAAAACTATCAATGCTGATATCCTATTATTGCAAGAAGTTAGATTATTTAATCCAGAAAAAATAGAGAACGATTTTAAAGCGTTGGGTTATACACATCAAACCTTCATGTCTATGAAACTCTGGGGAAACGATCCCTTTGGTAATATGATCGTTTCAAAACATCCATACATCGGAGAGCCCGTGAAAAAAATATATGACAGCGACAAAGAACAATCAGAAAAAAGAAATTTCATTAATCGGCTCATTCAACTTCCTCATAACAAGACCATATCACTCTATAACACCCATTTAGATGTTCGAGACGCAACTGGTTTGATGCGCACACTCGAAGCGCAAGAGCTCGTAGAAACCGCAGCACATGACATCAATCAAAACGTTTTATTGGCCGGTGATTGGAACGCAGTACGACAAAGAGATTATCAATATCATGTGTCAGGTAAACTTGTTTGGGATTTACAAACAACTAACTTTATACAATGGCAAAAAGCATCTGGCGTACAAAATATCATGCAACACATACCAACAGAGCCTCTTGATCTTATTGAAAAGCACAGGTTTAAAGATTGCTTTACACAAGCTGGGGGCACTGGCCCCTATTACACGGTCTGGACGGGAACGGTAGTAGATTTTATATTCTGCGCTCAAACATGGAATCTACCCATTGTAGGTTGCTATATTTATTATAGTGCTGCGAGTGATCATCTACCGGTGATCATGGATGTAAATATTGTAAAAGATCAAGACAAAGAATAG
- a CDS encoding trypsin-like peptidase domain-containing protein has translation MDMILDKQSRLYGYIVGVIIVGVMAYHIIEQRRMLHSIAEQVRVNQEVQSQTTEPQEQAQPVVIEKIVEKSELWRPIQEKVKDTVVQVFSQVVKMDLLQPYKTPAQGSMTGSAFFINDKGDLITNAHVVNQARAIWIQIPSLGKRIIDVELVSISPDRDLALLRLTPESLETVKSILGEVPYLKLGDSDTVVRSDEVLALGYPLGQQSLKSTTGVISGREGMFIQMSAAINPGNSGGPLLNNKGEVVGINSAGVVEAQNVGYIIPINDLKNVLTDLYHVPLLRKPFLGVLFNNATEWLTEFLGNPQPGGCYVVEVIKNSTLYKAGVKPGDMIYELNGHQLDVYGEMTVPWSEDKLSIVDYVSRLSVGENVDLVVYRKGVRKKVAAKFSQAELPPIRKVYPGYEKIDYEVVGGMVVMELTLNHIQIMGGSISGLQQYAEMKNQSDPVLIITHIFPSSQLYRTRTLTVGSTIREINGIEVHTLPELRGALKEGINNKFMTVKAADNVSRASENVFVALPYATVLKDEAILAHDYHYAVTDTVKELFALKNPTVGQAFNTVTT, from the coding sequence ATGGATATGATACTAGACAAACAATCACGTTTGTATGGCTATATAGTTGGCGTAATTATTGTTGGGGTGATGGCATATCATATTATTGAGCAGCGAAGGATGTTGCATAGTATTGCTGAGCAGGTACGGGTGAATCAAGAGGTGCAATCTCAAACGACAGAGCCACAAGAACAGGCGCAGCCAGTAGTGATTGAAAAAATTGTTGAAAAAAGCGAACTGTGGCGTCCGATTCAGGAAAAAGTAAAAGATACGGTTGTGCAGGTATTTTCTCAAGTGGTGAAAATGGATCTTTTGCAACCATATAAAACGCCAGCGCAAGGATCTATGACAGGAAGTGCATTTTTTATTAATGATAAAGGTGATCTGATTACCAATGCGCATGTAGTTAACCAAGCAAGAGCAATCTGGATTCAAATTCCATCGTTAGGAAAGCGTATTATTGATGTTGAGTTGGTAAGCATTAGCCCTGACCGTGATTTAGCGTTGTTGCGTTTAACACCAGAATCACTCGAAACAGTAAAAAGTATATTGGGAGAAGTTCCGTATTTAAAGCTCGGAGATTCTGATACAGTAGTTCGTTCTGATGAAGTTTTAGCGCTTGGGTATCCACTGGGCCAACAGTCTCTTAAAAGTACCACAGGCGTTATTAGTGGTCGAGAAGGTATGTTTATTCAGATGAGTGCTGCAATTAATCCGGGTAATTCTGGTGGACCACTTTTAAATAATAAAGGTGAGGTTGTGGGTATTAATAGCGCAGGTGTGGTTGAAGCGCAAAATGTTGGATACATTATTCCGATTAATGATTTAAAAAATGTTTTGACCGATTTATACCATGTGCCATTGTTACGCAAGCCATTCTTGGGAGTCTTGTTTAATAACGCAACAGAATGGTTAACAGAATTTTTAGGTAACCCTCAGCCGGGTGGTTGTTATGTGGTTGAAGTGATTAAAAATTCTACATTGTATAAAGCAGGAGTAAAACCAGGGGATATGATTTACGAACTTAATGGACATCAACTCGATGTGTATGGCGAGATGACTGTGCCATGGAGTGAAGATAAGCTCTCTATCGTTGATTATGTATCACGGCTTTCTGTTGGAGAGAATGTTGATTTGGTTGTGTATCGAAAAGGGGTACGTAAAAAAGTTGCAGCTAAATTTAGCCAAGCGGAATTACCACCTATTAGAAAAGTATATCCTGGATATGAAAAGATAGATTATGAGGTTGTTGGTGGCATGGTGGTTATGGAACTTACCTTAAATCATATTCAAATTATGGGTGGCAGTATTTCTGGATTACAGCAATATGCTGAAATGAAAAACCAGAGTGATCCGGTGCTTATTATTACTCATATTTTCCCGAGTTCTCAATTGTATCGTACACGTACGTTAACCGTTGGTTCAACGATTAGAGAAATCAATGGAATAGAGGTGCATACCTTACCAGAATTGCGTGGAGCACTTAAAGAAGGCATAAACAATAAATTTATGACGGTTAAAGCTGCTGATAACGTATCTCGCGCGTCAGAAAACGTGTTTGTTGCATTGCCGTATGCAACGGTATTAAAAGACGAAGCGATATTGGCGCATGATTATCATTATGCAGTCACCGACACGGTTAAAGAGTTGTTCGCGTTAAAAAATCCGACGGTGGGCCAAGCATTTAATACGGTTACTACGTAA